The Neochlamydia sp. S13 genome has a segment encoding these proteins:
- a CDS encoding DUF4116 domain-containing protein, which translates to METNKLSQACSYIDKVADYIPIVSTITNLFDIFQKQVILRSQPKENINKNSYYRHLSQKSFKRCIILLIPIIGNIVVGIWDFTHQKCYPNFPPSAHPTSPQRSFPSSNTAAMLTAVQQNSWILEPAELKLKSKENKEAVAVQKEPQHSEEWLSELELNKEKRCLLAVVRRDGLKLQYASEGLKKDKKVVLAAVQQNGKALAYANQALKEDEDVVLAAVQQNGTSFEYAHEKLKNERSFVLAAVKQDGRALQYASQELKEDREVVFAAVKQNGSALQYASQELKKDKEVVLAAVEQNGWLLREASQELKKDKEVVLAAVKRDGWALQYASQELKKDKEVVLAAVKQHGLALQYASQELKEDREVVLAAVQQNGFASYYASQKLKENREVVLAAVQQNGSTFEYAPEELKNERSFVLIAVQQKGWALKFASQKLKEDKEVVLAAIKQDGSVLEYASQDLKKDNEVVLAAVKQDGLALKFASQKLKEDKEVVLAAIKQNGCALQYASQGLQKDKEVVLAAVKQNGCALQYASQGLQKDKEVVLAAVKQNGLALRHAGKKLKKDREIVLAAVQQEGRSLGYVSKEDKEVVLAALKQDGWVLKYASQVLKRDKEFVLAAVKQNGWALEYVSQALKENKEVVLAAVEQNGWALEYASQELKEDKEMVLAAIKQDGRVLQWMLEALKNDKEIVLAAVKQNGYALQHASQELKEDKEVVLAAVKQNGCALQYTSLALKNDKEVVLAAVKQNGLAFYYASQMLNKDKEVVLAAVKQNDRALQFASQELKEDEEVVLAAAQRDV; encoded by the coding sequence GTGGAAACAAATAAGTTATCTCAAGCTTGCAGTTATATAGATAAGGTGGCTGATTACATACCCATCGTCAGTACAATAACTAACCTATTTGATATTTTCCAAAAACAGGTCATTTTACGCTCTCAACCAAAAGAAAATATAAATAAAAACTCTTATTATCGACATCTTAGTCAGAAAAGCTTTAAACGGTGTATCATCTTGCTAATTCCTATTATAGGAAATATAGTTGTAGGCATTTGGGACTTTACCCATCAAAAATGCTACCCTAACTTTCCGCCGTCGGCGCATCCTACATCTCCGCAGCGTAGCTTCCCTTCCAGTAATACAGCGGCTATGCTTACCGCTGTCCAGCAAAACAGCTGGATCCTTGAGCCTGCGGAGCTTAAGCTAAAAAGCAAGGAAAATAAGGAAGCTGTTGCCGTTCAGAAGGAACCACAGCATTCGGAGGAGTGGCTATCAGAACTAGAATTAAATAAGGAGAAGAGATGTCTGCTTGCTGTCGTTAGACGAGATGGCTTGAAACTTCAGTACGCAAGTGAAGGTCTAAAAAAAGATAAAAAAGTGGTGCTTGCTGCCGTTCAGCAAAATGGTAAGGCACTTGCATACGCCAACCAGGCATTAAAAGAAGATGAAGATGTCGTGCTTGCTGCTGTTCAGCAAAATGGCACGTCCTTTGAGTATGCGCATGAGAAACTTAAAAATGAGAGAAGTTTTGTGCTTGCTGCCGTTAAGCAAGATGGCCGGGCACTTCAGTACGCCAGCCAAGAATTAAAAGAAGATAGAGAAGTAGTATTTGCTGCCGTTAAGCAGAATGGCTCGGCACTTCAGTACGCCAGCCAGGAATTAAAAAAAGATAAAGAAGTGGTGCTTGCTGCTGTTGAGCAAAATGGCTGGCTACTTCGGGAGGCAAGCCAGGAGTTAAAAAAAGATAAAGAAGTGGTGCTTGCTGCCGTTAAGCGAGATGGCTGGGCACTTCAGTACGCCAGCCAGGAATTAAAAAAAGATAAAGAAGTGGTGCTTGCTGCCGTTAAGCAACATGGCTTGGCACTTCAATACGCCAGCCAAGAATTAAAAGAAGATAGAGAAGTGGTACTTGCTGCCGTCCAGCAAAATGGCTTTGCATCTTATTATGCCAGCCAAAAATTAAAAGAAAATAGAGAAGTGGTGCTTGCTGCCGTCCAGCAAAATGGCTCGACCTTTGAGTATGCGCCTGAAGAGCTTAAAAATGAGAGAAGTTTTGTACTTATTGCCGTTCAACAAAAAGGTTGGGCACTTAAGTTTGCAAGCCAGAAGTTAAAAGAAGATAAAGAAGTGGTGCTTGCTGCTATTAAGCAAGATGGCTCGGTACTTGAGTACGCAAGCCAGGATTTAAAAAAAGATAATGAAGTAGTCCTTGCTGCCGTTAAGCAAGATGGCTTGGCACTTAAGTTTGCAAGCCAGAAGTTAAAAGAAGATAAAGAAGTGGTGCTTGCTGCTATTAAGCAAAATGGCTGCGCACTTCAGTACGCCAGCCAGGGTCTACAGAAGGATAAAGAGGTAGTACTTGCTGCTGTTAAGCAAAATGGCTGTGCACTTCAGTACGCCAGCCAGGGTCTACAGAAGGATAAAGAGGTAGTACTTGCTGCTGTTAAGCAAAATGGCCTGGCACTTCGGCATGCAGGCAAGAAATTAAAAAAAGATAGAGAAATTGTGCTTGCTGCTGTGCAGCAAGAGGGCCGATCACTTGGGTATGTAAGCAAAGAAGATAAAGAAGTGGTGCTTGCTGCCCTCAAGCAAGATGGCTGGGTACTTAAGTACGCAAGCCAGGTATTAAAAAGAGATAAAGAATTTGTACTTGCTGCTGTTAAGCAAAATGGCTGGGCACTTGAGTACGTCAGCCAGGCATTAAAAGAAAATAAAGAAGTAGTGCTTGCTGCCGTTGAGCAAAATGGCTGGGCACTTGAGTACGCCAGCCAGGAGCTAAAGGAAGATAAAGAAATGGTGCTTGCTGCCATTAAGCAAGATGGCAGGGTATTGCAGTGGATGCTGGAAGCACTTAAGAATGATAAAGAGATTGTGCTTGCTGCAGTTAAGCAAAATGGCTATGCACTTCAGCACGCCAGCCAGGAGTTAAAAGAAGATAAAGAAGTGGTGCTTGCTGCCGTTAAGCAAAATGGCTGTGCACTTCAGTACACCAGCCTGGCATTAAAGAATGATAAAGAAGTGGTGCTTGCTGCCGTTAAGCAAAATGGCTTAGCCTTTTATTACGCAAGCCAGATGCTAAACAAAGATAAAGAAGTGGTGCTTGCTGCCGTTAAGCAAAATGATAGGGCACTTCAGTTCGCCAGCCAGGAGTTAAAAGAAGATGAAGAAGTAGTGCTTGCTGCTGCCCAGCGAGATGTCTGA
- a CDS encoding tetratricopeptide repeat protein has product MQPSNSVDKKTSFSTNPSSSSPSSGSSPVNSVSFPIISLESQSLHPLSEQLITPFITDSLNLNRAGMDIIEEVNEVATSVIGSHPRLPSLQQVAVDNLGWYTHLSQQIGNRHYETAMQGRELIDAHAELAQKIRKGENDLRHHIETQKLQEKRTAAEVEQAKIELEIKKIELAQLQRNILKSRCLVYLKTALEGFAGRLDLIDKLKDALLPVVEREVHAPTIWRALYGLAGMGKSELACYFANEHKNLYSLVWWINSETADSRAHAYRSLAIVLKIDIDAKATILEMEESLFFWLENHFFEKPWLLIFDNVEEKFSLPQRGGFVLMTARRKDIAPSHKGCLEVLPFTQYEAIEFLKGQIEEDEEQLQLLIDRLLGYPLALSKAAAYIVEEQMRLQDYLRELNQENQEGYVRYPFFIEKVWRLTFQKLNTQHPFALKWLQVCSYLNPEGIPLNWMQTWLQKEAELSERQENRAARALLKVLENYALIRFDATSKQFNLHRLVQEVIRSAALFQNEEAEVKGEETNFVRQAYQLLLEKGNEIEIGTPEIWELALNWLGHAEHMLQHFAEVLTQGAQGQLWSQIGHAKRIIVDYQGALAAHQKALHCFQAEYEGKFHPDIACSLHSVGQVLRWLGRLKEAKEHYKQTLHMLRDLHGTQSHPHVAISLNNLGITFQALGSLKKAKKYYEQSQQMHLVLGGDHSNFEVGASLHNLGVVSQEMGQLEQAKQHYNQALQIYDELYGTQPHPNVAISLNNLGTVLSTLQQYEEAKQAFRKGMEIQEDLYGKRPHPSQADSLNNLGLLLAEIGEVNEAEENFRKALEMQRSFYKDENHPSIALLLFNLGDVLRGQGKFTLALPCLEENLKIRRHLHGNKACPKLASALASLGTVLISLQQGNQAKACIKEALEMQYAIDGDQPSNALAAVLTNMGAVMRLLKEREAAKPYFEKALQIYRLNNAVLPSFELANAWYNLGIILEDLKEVEAAEQHYRESLKIRRSLYNLKPHPDVAASLRAVGGALKDLRQFEQAKQHFQEELEIQRALHPTQPHEGVANSLFNLSLLLVDLNKYDLAKKHMKEALIIYQQLHAIEEKEAAQKMLKHINLRIITIRASKERELNKLKKQSKNKKEICLLM; this is encoded by the coding sequence ATGCAACCTAGTAATTCTGTAGATAAAAAAACCTCTTTTTCTACTAACCCTTCCAGTTCATCTCCTTCTTCAGGAAGCTCACCTGTTAATTCAGTCTCTTTCCCGATCATTAGCTTAGAATCACAAAGTCTACATCCTTTATCTGAGCAATTGATAACCCCTTTTATCACAGACAGCTTGAACTTGAATCGTGCAGGCATGGATATAATTGAAGAAGTAAATGAAGTAGCGACTAGCGTAATAGGAAGCCATCCCAGGCTTCCTAGCTTACAACAAGTGGCAGTAGATAACTTAGGGTGGTATACACATTTATCTCAACAAATAGGCAATCGCCATTACGAAACAGCTATGCAAGGCAGAGAGCTGATTGACGCTCATGCCGAGCTTGCTCAAAAAATTAGAAAAGGCGAAAACGACTTAAGGCATCACATTGAAACTCAAAAATTGCAAGAAAAAAGAACAGCCGCAGAAGTTGAGCAAGCAAAGATTGAATTAGAAATAAAAAAAATTGAATTAGCGCAGTTACAAAGAAATATTTTAAAATCCAGGTGCTTAGTCTATTTAAAAACTGCCTTGGAAGGATTTGCTGGACGCCTAGATTTGATAGATAAGCTTAAAGACGCTTTGCTGCCTGTAGTTGAAAGAGAAGTGCATGCACCTACCATATGGCGAGCACTATATGGGCTTGCTGGCATGGGTAAGAGTGAGCTAGCCTGCTACTTTGCTAATGAGCATAAAAACCTTTATTCTCTTGTTTGGTGGATAAATAGCGAAACGGCAGACAGCCGTGCTCATGCTTATCGGTCGCTAGCTATTGTACTAAAGATAGATATAGATGCAAAAGCTACCATACTGGAGATGGAAGAAAGTCTTTTCTTTTGGTTAGAAAATCATTTTTTTGAAAAGCCTTGGCTGCTAATTTTTGATAACGTGGAAGAGAAATTTTCCCTTCCGCAGCGGGGAGGCTTTGTTTTAATGACAGCTAGAAGAAAAGATATAGCTCCTTCTCATAAAGGATGTCTAGAGGTTTTGCCCTTTACCCAATATGAAGCTATAGAGTTTCTAAAAGGACAAATAGAAGAAGACGAAGAGCAGTTGCAACTCTTAATTGATCGGCTACTTGGCTATCCTTTAGCTCTAAGTAAAGCCGCCGCTTACATTGTAGAAGAGCAAATGCGCCTACAAGACTATTTGCGAGAATTAAATCAAGAAAACCAAGAAGGCTATGTACGCTATCCTTTTTTTATAGAAAAAGTATGGCGTTTGACTTTTCAAAAGCTAAATACTCAGCATCCTTTCGCTTTGAAATGGCTCCAGGTGTGTAGCTACTTAAACCCTGAAGGCATTCCTCTTAATTGGATGCAGACATGGCTTCAAAAGGAAGCCGAGCTAAGTGAACGGCAAGAGAACAGAGCTGCTCGAGCATTGCTTAAAGTCTTAGAAAATTATGCTTTAATTCGTTTTGATGCTACTTCTAAGCAGTTTAATCTGCACCGTCTAGTGCAAGAGGTCATACGTTCGGCGGCCCTCTTTCAGAATGAAGAGGCAGAAGTAAAAGGAGAAGAGACGAATTTTGTCCGCCAAGCTTACCAGCTTCTTTTAGAAAAAGGTAATGAGATAGAAATAGGCACGCCGGAAATATGGGAATTGGCTCTTAACTGGTTAGGCCACGCTGAGCATATGCTTCAACATTTTGCCGAAGTACTCACTCAAGGAGCGCAAGGTCAGCTATGGAGCCAAATAGGGCATGCTAAAAGGATAATCGTAGATTATCAAGGAGCTTTAGCCGCCCACCAAAAAGCCCTGCATTGCTTTCAAGCTGAATATGAGGGTAAGTTTCATCCGGATATAGCTTGTTCCCTACATAGTGTAGGGCAAGTATTACGCTGGCTAGGACGGCTTAAGGAGGCTAAGGAACATTATAAACAAACTCTACACATGCTCCGCGACTTGCATGGTACTCAATCTCATCCGCATGTGGCTATTTCCCTAAACAATTTAGGGATTACGTTCCAAGCTCTAGGATCCCTTAAGAAAGCTAAGAAGTATTATGAGCAATCTCAACAGATGCATCTTGTCCTTGGGGGCGATCATTCTAATTTTGAGGTAGGTGCTTCCTTACATAACTTAGGAGTAGTATCGCAAGAGATGGGACAGCTAGAGCAAGCTAAGCAACATTATAATCAAGCCTTACAAATTTACGATGAACTTTATGGTACACAGCCTCATCCCAATGTGGCTATCTCTTTAAACAATTTAGGAACCGTTTTATCTACACTTCAGCAATATGAAGAAGCGAAGCAGGCATTTCGAAAAGGAATGGAGATACAAGAAGATTTATATGGCAAGCGTCCTCATCCTTCTCAAGCAGATTCTTTAAACAATTTAGGTCTCTTGCTGGCAGAAATAGGAGAAGTAAACGAAGCAGAGGAGAATTTTAGAAAAGCTTTAGAGATGCAACGCAGTTTCTATAAAGATGAAAATCATCCTTCTATTGCACTTCTCTTATTTAACCTAGGAGATGTTTTAAGAGGACAAGGAAAATTTACTCTTGCTCTTCCTTGTCTGGAAGAAAATCTAAAGATAAGACGTCATTTGCATGGGAACAAAGCGTGTCCAAAGTTAGCTTCTGCATTAGCTTCTTTAGGAACAGTCTTAATTAGCCTACAACAAGGAAATCAAGCTAAAGCCTGTATTAAAGAAGCGCTAGAGATGCAATATGCTATCGACGGCGATCAGCCTAGCAATGCTTTAGCTGCTGTCTTAACTAATATGGGTGCTGTTATGCGTTTATTGAAAGAACGCGAAGCAGCAAAACCCTATTTTGAAAAAGCTTTGCAAATTTATCGTTTAAACAACGCTGTTTTGCCATCATTTGAGCTTGCTAATGCTTGGTACAATTTAGGAATAATATTAGAGGATTTGAAAGAGGTTGAAGCTGCTGAGCAACATTATAGAGAATCTTTAAAGATAAGACGGAGTCTCTATAACTTGAAGCCCCATCCTGACGTAGCCGCTTCTTTAAGAGCAGTGGGAGGAGCTTTAAAAGATTTAAGGCAATTTGAACAAGCTAAACAGCATTTTCAAGAAGAATTAGAAATACAACGTGCCCTGCATCCTACCCAACCTCACGAAGGTGTAGCTAACTCTTTATTCAATTTAAGCCTTTTACTTGTCGATTTGAATAAATACGATTTAGCCAAGAAACATATGAAAGAAGCTTTAATTATTTACCAGCAATTGCATGCGATTGAGGAAAAAGAAGCTGCTCAAAAAATGTTGAAACATATAAATTTGAGGATAATCACGATAAGAGCAAGTAAGGAAAGAGAATTAAATAAGCTAAAGAAACAAAGCAAAAATAAAAAAGAGATTTGCCTACTTATGTAA
- a CDS encoding DUF4116 domain-containing protein: MKSDYYSYLDQKSFKRALLLLIPGLGNVIIGICDLAQWILKSKDFLLKALQKNSLVLKFASERLKNDKDFILTAVNKNPYVLQFVSKTLKNDPEVVLAATLQDPRSLRFASKKLKDDKDFILAAVQQNGLVLEHASEKLKSDTEVVLAALKQDLWALKDASQEFKNNKQAMLAAVQCNPWALKFASPQLQNDKDVVLTAVEKSGEVFQYASEELKNDKDFIFNASQKSYSMLKHSSEALRKDKEFVLALVRQNSWAIHDITKELKEDKDVMLAAVRQNGYLLLYTGTKLEDDKELGIAAVSQNGLALQCASIKLRNDKEVVLAAVSQNGLALQYASIELQNDKEVVLAAISQNGLALQYASIELKNDKEVVLAAVSQNGLALKFASEELQEDKEVVVAAVKQNGLVFNHVSPYLRNDMEVGITAMLQNKEALKGEEGRKIA; encoded by the coding sequence TTGAAAAGCGATTATTACTCTTATCTAGATCAAAAAAGTTTTAAGCGCGCTCTGCTCTTGTTGATTCCAGGATTAGGAAATGTAATCATAGGAATTTGCGACCTGGCTCAGTGGATATTAAAAAGTAAAGACTTCTTGCTAAAAGCTCTTCAAAAAAACAGCTTGGTCCTTAAGTTTGCCAGTGAAAGGTTAAAGAACGATAAAGACTTTATATTAACTGCAGTTAATAAAAATCCTTACGTACTTCAATTTGTCAGCAAAACACTTAAAAACGATCCAGAAGTCGTGTTGGCAGCTACCCTGCAAGATCCTAGGTCACTTAGATTTGCTAGCAAAAAACTTAAGGATGATAAAGATTTTATACTTGCCGCCGTCCAGCAAAATGGCTTGGTGCTCGAGCATGCTAGTGAAAAACTTAAGAGTGATACCGAGGTAGTACTGGCTGCCCTCAAGCAGGATCTTTGGGCACTTAAGGATGCCAGCCAAGAGTTTAAAAATAATAAGCAAGCCATGCTTGCTGCTGTTCAGTGCAATCCTTGGGCGCTCAAATTCGCTAGCCCTCAGCTGCAGAATGATAAAGATGTAGTGCTTACAGCGGTGGAAAAAAGCGGGGAGGTCTTCCAGTATGCTAGCGAAGAGCTTAAAAATGATAAAGACTTCATATTTAACGCTTCTCAGAAAAGCTACTCTATGCTAAAGCATAGCAGTGAAGCGCTTAGAAAAGATAAAGAGTTTGTGCTTGCGCTCGTTCGGCAAAACAGCTGGGCCATTCATGATATTACCAAGGAGCTCAAAGAAGATAAAGATGTCATGCTTGCTGCCGTTAGACAAAATGGATATCTGCTTCTCTATACAGGAACAAAGCTTGAAGATGATAAAGAATTAGGAATTGCCGCTGTTAGCCAAAATGGCTTAGCTCTCCAGTGCGCCAGCATAAAGCTCCGGAACGATAAGGAGGTGGTACTTGCCGCTGTTAGTCAGAATGGCTTGGCCCTACAATATGCCAGCATAGAGCTGCAGAACGACAAGGAGGTAGTACTTGCTGCTATTAGTCAAAATGGCTTGGCCCTACAATATGCCAGCATAGAGCTCAAGAATGACAAGGAGGTCGTACTTGCCGCTGTTAGTCAGAATGGCTTGGCCCTTAAGTTTGCAAGTGAAGAGCTCCAGGAGGATAAGGAGGTAGTAGTTGCAGCCGTTAAGCAAAATGGCTTGGTGTTTAATCATGTTAGCCCGTACCTTAGAAATGATATGGAGGTGGGGATAACAGCTATGCTTCAAAATAAAGAAGCCCTAAAGGGTGAAGAAGGCAGGAAAATTGCATGA
- a CDS encoding IS3 family transposase (programmed frameshift), with the protein MSTKRKRHSSEFKAKVALEAFKGFKTINELATEYSVHPTQISQWKKHLIEALPVLFSSMDKVNKTDQKLVDNLYQQIGRLKVELDWLKKKLLLTRLEKRSLVDRQSKEISVERQCVLLGIERSTYYYHPREESEFNLKIMRLIDEEYTRHPFYGSRKMTICLHNQGLKVGRRRISGLMRLMGIEAIYQKPNLSKPNAEHHIYPYLLRGLQINKCNQVWSTDITYIPMKKGFLYLTAVMDWYSRYVLSWRLSNTLDVDFCIEAVKEAFLKGIPEIFNTDQGSQFTSNRFVDFVRGKNIAFSMDGKGRATDNIFVERLWRSVKYEDVYLRDYQDGLEVYQGLTRYFEFYNKNRPHQSLKYKTPAEAYGIIIN; encoded by the exons ATGTCCACAAAAAGAAAAAGACACTCGTCGGAGTTCAAAGCAAAAGTTGCATTAGAAGCATTTAAAGGGTTCAAAACCATTAACGAGCTTGCTACAGAATATTCGGTGCATCCAACTCAAATTTCTCAATGGAAAAAGCATCTCATAGAAGCTTTACCCGTACTCTTTAGCAGCATGGATAAAGTTAATAAGACAGATCAAAAGTTGGTTGACAACCTTTATCAACAGATCGGGCGTTTAAAGGTTGAGTTAGATTGGCTTAAAAAAAAACTAT TACTGACAAGGCTTGAAAAGCGCTCTTTAGTTGACCGTCAATCAAAAGAGATTTCAGTAGAAAGACAATGCGTACTTCTTGGGATAGAACGATCTACCTATTATTATCATCCAAGAGAAGAAAGTGAGTTCAACCTTAAAATAATGCGCTTGATAGATGAAGAATATACCAGGCATCCTTTTTATGGATCTAGAAAGATGACTATTTGTTTGCATAATCAGGGTTTAAAAGTAGGTAGAAGGCGGATTAGTGGGCTTATGAGATTAATGGGTATTGAAGCCATCTATCAAAAACCGAACTTAAGTAAACCTAATGCTGAGCATCATATATACCCCTATTTATTGAGAGGCTTGCAGATAAATAAGTGTAATCAAGTATGGAGTACGGACATAACGTACATACCAATGAAGAAGGGATTTTTATATTTAACAGCGGTGATGGATTGGTACAGTAGATATGTTCTTTCTTGGCGCCTTTCAAATACGCTAGATGTTGATTTTTGTATTGAAGCTGTAAAAGAAGCATTTTTAAAAGGTATTCCAGAGATTTTTAATACAGATCAAGGATCACAATTTACAAGCAACAGGTTTGTAGATTTTGTTAGAGGAAAAAATATTGCTTTTAGCATGGATGGAAAAGGAAGAGCAACAGATAATATATTTGTAGAGCGTTTGTGGAGGTCAGTCAAGTATGAAGATGTATATCTGAGAGATTATCAAGACGGACTTGAGGTTTATCAAGGACTTACCAGATATTTTGAGTTTTACAATAAAAACCGTCCCCATCAGTCTTTAAAATACAAGACCCCAGCGGAGGCATATGGAATAATAATTAATTAG
- a CDS encoding IS5 family transposase (programmed frameshift), with product MKFDKIEKLDDERFRRLTGVKRGTFDKMVQILQQADAAKKIKGGRKYKLRLEDMLLMTLEYMREYRTYFHISQSYGISESSAYKAVKWIEDTLIKHPDFALPGRKELLKSDTEYEVILIDATETPIERPKKKQKRYYSGKKKKHTLKTQVVVDKKSKKVICTSFGNGKKHDFRLFKESQVKINPQIRVLTDSGYQGLTKLHAQTQMPKKKSKKKPLTQEDKRTNQSLSRERVANENVIGLLKRFKIIADRYRNRRKRFALRFNLIAAIYNWELNT from the exons ATGAAATTTGATAAGATAGAGAAATTAGATGATGAACGATTTCGCAGATTGACAGGGGTAAAGCGTGGTACCTTTGATAAGATGGTGCAAATTTTACAGCAAGCCGATGCGGCCAAGAAGATTAAAGGCGGGCGTAAATATAAACTACGTTTAGAAGACATGCTGCTAATGACCTTGGAATATATGCGAGAATATAGGACCTATTTCCATATTAGCCAAAGCTATGGAATCAGTGAAAGTTCAGCTTATAAAGCGGTGAAATGGATTGAAGATACGTTAATCAAGCATCCAGATTTTGCTTTACCGGGGCGTAAAGAGCTTTTGAAAAGCGATACGGAATATGAGGTTATTTTAATTGATGCTACAGAAACGCCTATTGAGCGCCCTA AAAAAAAACAAAAGCGCTATTATTCAGGGAAAAAGAAAAAACATACCCTAAAGACCCAAGTTGTAGTCGATAAGAAGAGTAAAAAAGTAATTTGTACCTCATTTGGCAACGGCAAAAAGCATGATTTTAGGCTATTCAAAGAATCACAGGTTAAAATCAATCCACAAATAAGAGTGTTAACCGATTCAGGATATCAAGGATTAACAAAGCTGCATGCCCAAACCCAGATGCCCAAGAAAAAAAGTAAGAAGAAGCCTTTAACTCAAGAGGATAAAAGAACAAACCAAAGTTTATCCAGAGAAAGAGTTGCCAATGAAAACGTCATTGGCCTCCTTAAGCGATTTAAAATTATAGCCGATCGCTACAGAAATAGACGTAAAAGATTTGCACTTCGCTTCAACTTGATTGCAGCAATCTATAACTGGGAATTAAATACGTGA